The following are from one region of the Oscillatoria sp. FACHB-1407 genome:
- a CDS encoding GNAT family N-acetyltransferase: MRISLAQTEHIDNLAALFDQYRVFYDQTSDLAAAKRFLNQRFQQRDSVIFVAEDDQIMAGFTQLYPSFSSVSMKRVWILNDLFVVENYRKQGIANLLMDTAEQYARDTNAVRIILATQITNTAAQILYESRNYARDEAFYHYALHLG; this comes from the coding sequence ATGCGTATCTCTTTGGCTCAAACTGAACACATTGATAATCTGGCAGCATTATTTGATCAGTATCGCGTTTTCTACGATCAAACCTCTGACTTGGCTGCCGCAAAGCGATTTTTGAATCAACGATTCCAGCAGCGCGATTCTGTCATCTTTGTAGCTGAAGATGATCAGATTATGGCTGGATTTACTCAACTCTATCCCAGCTTTTCGTCGGTATCGATGAAACGAGTCTGGATTTTGAATGATTTGTTTGTGGTAGAGAATTACCGTAAACAAGGTATTGCGAATTTGCTCATGGATACAGCAGAACAATATGCACGAGATACCAATGCAGTTCGCATTATTTTGGCGACCCAGATTACGAATACTGCTGCTCAAATACTGTATGAGTCCCGCAATTACGCTAGAGACGAAGCTTTCTATCACTATGCGCTACACCTAGGATAG
- a CDS encoding GNAT family N-acetyltransferase codes for MKIRLFEKQDAEQIARLYHETVREVNIRDYSIAQVQIWAPDDIHFRDWENTCADRFTYVADDDGIIAGFGELEPNGHIDCFFCHKNYQRCGVGRQIYQAIEAKALELGLNHLTVEVSITAKPFFQRMGFSIIKEQQVAYQGEVFINYAMEKFL; via the coding sequence ATGAAAATACGCCTATTCGAGAAACAGGATGCTGAACAAATCGCACGGTTGTATCACGAGACTGTGCGTGAAGTAAATATCCGCGACTACTCGATCGCCCAGGTTCAAATATGGGCACCCGATGATATTCACTTTAGAGATTGGGAAAACACCTGTGCCGATCGCTTTACCTATGTTGCAGATGATGACGGCATCATTGCTGGTTTTGGAGAGCTAGAACCAAACGGTCATATTGACTGCTTCTTCTGCCACAAAAACTATCAACGCTGTGGCGTGGGCAGACAAATCTATCAGGCGATCGAAGCAAAAGCACTGGAGTTAGGGTTAAACCATCTCACAGTTGAAGTCAGCATTACAGCCAAGCCATTTTTTCAACGTATGGGGTTTTCCATTATTAAAGAACAGCAAGTTGCTTATCAAGGTGAAGTATTCATCAACTACGCAATGGAGAAGTTTCTGTGA
- a CDS encoding fatty acid desaturase family protein, whose product MLQAIYHQLRKELAEKGTFQPHTAYGLITLFTEGLIFTSSFIGLMRSPHFSWAYWLCELLLGLSAFRLFVILHECGHHTLFRQRWLNTCVGYLVSPLCFHPYECWRQIHNQHHQWAGIVDKDPTAVDPQALKQSPVMYSILSIAWRLWFPLGMLHHVLTVYWLYPLQKFRQGQLALAFQGLFAVAIAALPHMIGVAYWGMVDYLILVLPFFLMAFMWNEAITIPLHAGLYPFASTSHPTPLPYSAHDGVTRNTELPAVLAVLLAYNFNFHIEHHLFPYAPWYRLPQIKQALQRNQQSYDQGVKFPGHMINARSHEPAVLFQGK is encoded by the coding sequence ATGTTACAAGCAATCTATCACCAGCTCAGAAAAGAGTTAGCCGAAAAAGGCACCTTTCAACCCCACACTGCCTACGGTCTGATAACGCTGTTTACCGAAGGATTAATTTTCACCAGCAGCTTTATCGGGCTAATGCGATCGCCTCATTTCTCATGGGCTTACTGGCTCTGTGAATTGCTACTGGGACTTTCTGCCTTTCGCTTATTTGTCATTCTGCACGAATGCGGGCATCACACCCTCTTTCGGCAGCGATGGCTCAATACCTGTGTGGGCTATCTAGTTAGCCCCCTCTGTTTTCATCCCTACGAATGCTGGCGACAGATTCACAACCAGCATCACCAGTGGGCGGGCATTGTTGACAAGGACCCGACGGCTGTAGATCCGCAAGCGTTGAAGCAATCACCTGTCATGTACTCGATACTGTCGATCGCTTGGCGGCTGTGGTTTCCGCTGGGAATGCTGCATCATGTGCTGACCGTGTATTGGTTGTATCCACTTCAAAAATTTCGTCAGGGTCAGCTTGCACTGGCATTTCAAGGATTATTTGCTGTGGCGATCGCCGCTTTACCTCATATGATTGGTGTTGCCTACTGGGGTATGGTTGACTACCTGATTCTGGTTTTGCCCTTTTTTCTGATGGCGTTTATGTGGAACGAAGCCATTACCATTCCCCTCCACGCGGGACTCTACCCCTTCGCCTCAACGAGTCACCCTACCCCATTACCCTATTCTGCTCATGACGGGGTAACGCGCAATACTGAATTACCTGCTGTTCTGGCAGTTCTGCTGGCATACAATTTCAATTTCCACATCGAACATCACCTGTTTCCTTACGCGCCCTGGTACCGTTTGCCTCAAATCAAGCAAGCATTGCAGCGTAACCAGCAATCCTATGACCAGGGAGTTAAATTTCCAGGCCACATGATTAATGCTCGCAGTCATGAACCCGCTGTGCTATTTCAGGGAAAATAA
- a CDS encoding GNAT family N-acetyltransferase, whose product MSIQVAESDSQILECFSVLSQLRPHIKQESFLEQVRRQQQNGHRMIYLEENHQAKAVAIFCISENFACGLFLHVYDLVVDATVRSQGYGHHIFEWLVNYAKLHGCKELSLDSGVQRFDAHRFYIRHQMNISGHHFSLPL is encoded by the coding sequence ATGTCAATTCAAGTTGCGGAATCGGATAGTCAAATCCTCGAATGCTTTTCTGTTTTATCTCAGCTACGTCCACACATTAAACAGGAAAGTTTTTTGGAACAAGTTCGTCGTCAGCAGCAGAACGGTCATCGAATGATTTATCTCGAAGAAAACCATCAGGCGAAGGCTGTTGCAATCTTTTGTATCTCAGAGAATTTTGCTTGCGGACTGTTTTTACATGTTTATGATTTAGTAGTTGATGCAACGGTGCGATCGCAAGGGTATGGACATCATATATTTGAATGGCTAGTGAACTATGCTAAATTGCATGGCTGCAAAGAGCTAAGCTTAGATTCAGGAGTTCAGCGTTTTGATGCTCATCGATTTTACATACGCCATCAAATGAACATCTCAGGTCATCATTTCTCGTTGCCTTTGTAA